The following coding sequences lie in one Apium graveolens cultivar Ventura chromosome 1, ASM990537v1, whole genome shotgun sequence genomic window:
- the LOC141724749 gene encoding uncharacterized protein LOC141724749, with translation MSDKSENIKSDKSENKHSFHPALAVSNIRNHIPIILEMENVQYSTWAELFKIVARSHKVLHHIIPPAEGKEKVLTTEDEKELWSTLDATVLSWIYATISNDLLHIIIEPNAPAMDAWNRLRDIFQDNKNSRVVTLEAEFSNTQMENFPNVSAYCQRLKTLSDQLKNVGAPVSESRLVIQLVSGLSRAYRDVGTLIRQSDPLPSFYKARSMLTLEEARLAKESTTESALFTNPNSGFGDGTSGPLQSAPTQSHGKPSGNKKSFGRRPNTGAGRGSGRGKQGRSGGQQQHQWGNQAPWGNVPPWAWISPWATPPCPYPTQGWSRGYSNHPQQQQPGILGTRPQQVVRPQQAFVAAPNQSVSYSPTNIEAAMHTMSLNPPDSSWYMDTGATSHMTSSNGNLSSYTALSPHNSGIMVANGHSIPISGYGRTEFVSSSHPLVLNNVLHAPHIVKI, from the coding sequence ATGTCTGATAAATCTGAAAACATCAAGTCTGATAAATCTGAAAACAAACACTCTTTTCATCCAGCTCTTGCGGTGTCGAATATCCGCAATCATATTCCCATCATTCTTGAGATGGAGAATGTTCAGTACTCAACCTGGGCAGAGCTGTTCAAGATTGTTGCACGTTCTCACAAGGTCCTTCACCATATTATTCCTCCCGCCGAAGGCAAGGAGAAGGTCCTGACTACTGAGGATGAAAAAGAGTTATGGTCTACTCTTGACGCTACGGTTCTTTCTTGGATTTACGCAACAATCTCCAACGATCTATTGCACATAATTATTGAACCGAATGCTCCGGCCATGGATGCTTGGAATCGTTTACGTGACATATTCCAAGATAATAAAAATTCCCGTGTGGTAACTCTGGAGGCTGAGTTCTCCAATACTCAGATGGAAAATTTTCCGAATGTTTCGGCTTACTGCCAACGTCTAAAGACACTTTCTGATCAATTGAAGAATGTAGGGGCACCGGTATCGGAAAGTCGACTAGTCATTCAACTGGTTTCTGGTCTTTCTCGAGCCTATAGGGATGTTGGGACATTGATCCGCCAGAGTGACCCATTACCCTCATTCTATAAGGCTCGTTCGATGCTCACGCTTGAGGAGGCTCGACTGGCAAAAGAGTCTACCACAGAATCTGCTTTGTTTACCAACCCAAATTCGGGTTTTGGTGATGGTACTTCTGGCCCCTTACAATCGGCACCAACACAGAGCCATGGTAAACCTTCTGGCAACAAGAAAAGCTTTGGACGCAGACCGAATACTGGTGCTGGTCGTGGTTCTGGAAGGGGTAAGCAGGGCCGCAGTGGTGGTCAGCAACAACATCAGTGGGGAAATCAAGCTCCGTGGGGTAATGTTCCACCCTGGGCTTGGATCTCACCATGGGCTACTCCACCGTGCCCGTATCCAACCCAAGGTTGGTCTCGAGGATACTCGAATCACCCACAGCAACAGCAGCCTGGAATTCTGGGGACTCGTCCTCAACAAGTGGTTCGTCCTCAGCAAGCGTTTGTGGCGGCTCCAAATCAGTCCGTCTCCTACTCTCCTACAAATATTGAAGCAGCAATGCATACTATGTCTCTTAATCCACCTGATTCCTCATGGTACATGGATACTGGGGCAACATCTCATATGACATCATCAAATGGTAATTTATCTTCTTATACTGCTTTAAGTCCTCATAATAGTGGTATTATGGTCGCCAATGGTCATTCTATTCCAATCAGTGGTTATGGACGTACTGAGTTTGTTTCCTCGAGTCATCCTCTAGTCCTAAACAATGTCCTTCATGCCCCCCACATTGTTAAAATTTAA
- the LOC141710881 gene encoding uncharacterized protein LOC141710881: MYHNIRDALNKGDSNPENVGKATILQASFTGSKRYMNQYFKDAMAIFRTLGHPSLFLTMTPNTKWPEIQSMLKFLPGVDVVDAPDVIVRVFKMKVDQLLDQIKNKNCFGRCIGEFQKCGFPHALMLIWLHPNDRPKTTEQIDKMVSAEISDPSIDPVGYEAVKNYMIHGPCGTDCVKSPCMFKGRCIKHFPKRYNSHTYFDECGFLIYKRRKTGITVKKKGIDLDNRLTKSTGSFRQCWNKEKQIRSMRKRGDVIGRLAEVHSSSGEQLYLRMLLLKIKGTVCFDDLKTVNGHVYNSFHEACDTLGILQNDQQWHEAIDENAHTSMPPQLRAMFVNILVYSPISHPRSLWEAH, encoded by the exons ATGTACCACAACATACGAGATGCACTAAACAAGGGTGACAGCAATCCTGAAAATGTCGGCAAGGCAACAATTTTACAAGCCTCCTTCACCGGCAGTAAAAGATACATGAACCAGTATTTCAAGGACGCAATGGCAATTTTTCGAACACTTGGACACCCATCATTGTTCCTTACGATGACCCCTAACACAAAATGGCCTGAAATTCAGAGCATGTTAAAGTTTCTACCTGGTGTTGATGTTGTTGACGCACCCGACGTCATTGTAAGGGTATTTAAAATGAAAGTTGACCAACTTCTTGATCAAATAAAAAATAAGAACTGCTTTGGACGTTGTATTGGAG AGTTTCAAAAGTGTGGATTTCCACATGCTCTCATGCTAATATGGTTGCATCCAAACGATCGTCCCAAAACAACTGAACAAATAGATAAAATGGTTTCTGCAGAAATTTCTGACCCAAGTATTGATCCAGTTGGTTACGAAGCTGTCAAGAATTACATGATCCACGGACCATGTGGCACTGACTGTGTTAAGTCTCCGTGTATGTTTAAAGGCCGTTGTATTAAACATTTTCCTAAAAG ATATAATTCTCACACATACTTTGACGAATGTGGCTTTCTCATCTATAAGAGGAGGAAAACTGGAATTACCGTAAAGAAAAAGGGAATTGACCTGGATAATCG GCTCACAAAATCTACAGGAAGTTTTCGACAATGCTGGAACAAAGAAAAGCAAATTAGAAGCATG AGGAAAAGAGGTGATGTCATCGGTAGGCTTGCTGAAGTACATTCATCTAGCGGTGAACAATTATATCTCCGCATGCTCCTACTCAAGATTAAAGGTACTGTATGTTTTGATGATTTGAAGACAGTCAACGGCCATGTTTATAACTCCTTTCACGAAGCCTGTGACACGCTAGGTATCCTCCAGAATGACCAGCAATGGCACGAAGCTATAGATGAAAATGCGCATACATCCATGCCTCCACAATTACGTGCCATGTTTGTCAACATTTTAGTATACAGTCCAATCTCTCATCCGCGTAGCCTTTGGGAAGCTCATTGA